One Ilumatobacter fluminis genomic window, GTAACGGGTTCGGCTGCGCCTCACCCGTCACCTCTGGCACCTGACCCGAAGGACCCGGGGTGGCGATTCGGGTGGGGATGATTGGTCGGCGCGGTCGTGGGGTACGAGTGCCGTGATGGGAGGCCGAACGGGGAGTGCTCTCGCGCCGCGCGGGGACGACGCATCGACGATCGCTGCGCTGTGGTGGTTCATGCTGGTGCTGGGGATCGTCGTGTTCGTCCTCGTGGCAGCCGTCCTCGTCGTCGGTCTCCGGCGATCGGCGTCCGACGACGCCGGTTCGGCACGACGGACGTCGCGATGGATCGTGGGCGGTGGCGTCGTGCTGCCGGTGATCGTGATCGCCGTCGTCCTCGGGGCAACGCTCGTCGCCATGCGTCAGGTCGCCGCGACCGACGACGACGCCGAGATGACCGTCGACGTGATCGGTCACCAGTACTGGTGGGAGGTTCGCTACCCCGAGACGGGCGTCGTCTCGGCGAACGAGGTCCACATCCCGGCCGGCACACCCGTCGAGATCACCCTCACGTCGGCCGACGTGATCCATTCGTGGTGGGTGCCTGCCGTCGCCGGCAAGATGGACCTGCTCCCTGAGCGGACCAATCGTCTCGTCGTCGAGGCAGAACCCGGTGAGTATCAGGGTCGTTGCGCGGAGTTCTGCGGGACTTCCCACGCCAACATGGACTTCTGGCTCGTCGTGCACGACGCCGACGGCTACCAGCGATGGCTCGACGAACAGGCCCGGCCTGCCGCCGCGCCGTCGTCACCCGCGGCAGAGCGTGGAGCAGCCTTGTTCACCGACGCCGGTTGCGGGGCATGTCACAACGTGTCGGGCACGGAGGCGGACGGCACCGGGGGAGCGCCGGCGCCCGATCTCACGCACCTCGCGAGTCGGTTGTCGGTCCTCGGCGGTGCCGTCGACGGCACCACACCCGACCTCGTCGAGTGGATCTCCGACCCACACTCGGTGAAGCCCGGCGCGTTGATGCCCGACACCGACCTGGACGATGACGAGATCGCCGACATCGTGGCGTACCTGGAGGGACTCGAGTGAGCAGCGACGCTCCCGAACGCAGCGACGCCACCGGCGATGCGGCGAACGACGTGGTCGACGATTTGTCGACGCCGCGCGCGGCGAGCCCGTCGACGGTCGAACCGCTCGACCGGTTGTGGGACGACAAACCCGGCGTGTGGGGGTTCCTGACGGCCGTCCAGAACGACGCCGTCGGCCTCCGCATGATGCTGACCGGGTTCTTCTTCCTCCTGCTCGGAGGCAGCGTCGACTCGTTCGTGATGCGGCTGCAGCTCGCTCGCCCCGAGAGCGAGCTGATCGGTGCCGAGCTCTACAACGAGATGTTCACCAATCACGGGTCGGTGACGATGTTCCTCGTCATCCTGCCGATCTTCGAAGGCTTCGCGATCCTCACGCTGCCGATGATCCTCGGCGCTCGCGAGATGCCGTTCCCGCGGCTCGGGGCGTTCGCCTACTGGACGTTCCTGATGGGCGGCCTGCTGTACTACAGCTCCACGCTCTTCCAAGCCGTGCCGAACGCCGGCTGGTTCGCCTACGTGCCCTTGAGTGGACCCGAGTTCTCGCCCGACCTCAACATCGACTTCTGGGTGCTGGGCCTCGGCGTTGCCGAGGTGGGCGCGATCGCCGGCGCGATCGAGATCATCATCGCCGTGCTCAAGCTGCGAGCACCGGGCATGTCGTTGACCCGTGTGCCGCTCTACGCGTGGGCGATGCTCATCACCGGCGTCATGATCCTGTTCGCCTTCACACCGTTGATCGTCGGCAGCCTGCTGCTCGAGCTCGAGCGTGGCTTCGGGATGCAGTTCTTCGATCCCGACCTGGGCGGCAGCTCGCTGCTGTGGCAGCACCTGTTCTGGATCTTCGGACACCCGGAGGTGTACATCCAGTTCCTGCCGGCGACCGGCATCGTGTCGATGGTGTTACCGGTCATGGTCGGCAAGAAGATCGCCGGCTACCGCTGGATGCTGGCTGCGATGATCGGCATCGCGTTCTTGTCGTTCGGCCTGTGGGCGCACCACATGTTCACGGTGGGGCTGCCCGCGGTGATCCTCGCCTTCTTCGCCGCGGCGAGCATGATGATCGCGATCCCTGCCGGCGTGCAGATCTTCTCGTGGATCGCGACGATCTGGGAGGGACGACCGCGCTTCAACAGCGCGTTC contains:
- the coxB gene encoding cytochrome c oxidase subunit II, with amino-acid sequence MGGRTGSALAPRGDDASTIAALWWFMLVLGIVVFVLVAAVLVVGLRRSASDDAGSARRTSRWIVGGGVVLPVIVIAVVLGATLVAMRQVAATDDDAEMTVDVIGHQYWWEVRYPETGVVSANEVHIPAGTPVEITLTSADVIHSWWVPAVAGKMDLLPERTNRLVVEAEPGEYQGRCAEFCGTSHANMDFWLVVHDADGYQRWLDEQARPAAAPSSPAAERGAALFTDAGCGACHNVSGTEADGTGGAPAPDLTHLASRLSVLGGAVDGTTPDLVEWISDPHSVKPGALMPDTDLDDDEIADIVAYLEGLE